A portion of the Natronogracilivirga saccharolytica genome contains these proteins:
- the cas9 gene encoding type II CRISPR RNA-guided endonuclease Cas9 (Cas9, originally named Csn1, is the large, multifunctional signature protein of type II CRISPR/Cas systems. It is well known even to general audiences because its RNA-guided endonuclease activity has made it a popular tool for custom editing of eukaryotic genomes.), producing the protein MSRILGLDLGTSSIGWAVVNDEDETIFGMGTRIFPEGVENLGDGEGEISKNATRRDARSSRRQFFRRRVRKNYLLKILASHNMCPFEKEEIKTWNTDRLFARDEVRDWLALNPYELRNRALDQKVSLHELGRIFYHLIQRRGYQSNSRSAGDEDGAIYEGKPKEGKKGILETRDQIKDQTLGQFLHKLYPEDGESYKEPEDRIRNRYTTRQMYIDEFESIWTNQATYHKELTDELKAAIGGRTQDGYKEDGVLFHQRPLRSQKHLVGKCTFEPSKPKCLRSSIVFELFRMYQWVNTVECNGKKLNIDDREKLIEQLKKKAKVKFSVLRKAINKEGSEFQFNYKNDDQIAGSLTISKLSSKKIFGNRWDDFTLDEQEAVWHDLYFYDDKEKLKKRGEDQWGLSEEQAADFCKFRLGNGNDQYSHLSRKAILNILPFLKQGFTYDTAVTLGGIKNAFGAEWERLDPESKTLISDNIWDIMPQNSKGGYINTLRKFLSDEFGMTDKQLKKLYHHSTNIRVQELLEKLPVGRDADIEIQSIKNPVVIAALFELRKVVNELIDRFGSFDQIKIELARDLKISKSKRNDIRREQKRLERENDRVKKELINAGQDISHSNILKFKLWEECNKTCPFTGRSIEFNQLFSGDVQIEHIHPWSKSLNDSFMNKTLCFADENRAKGDRTPYEFYHNEQGKEKWEQIKAQALSCFKNKPNYPKAYLKFKQFIKQKHDSDFKSRQLNDTRYISREAKSYLSKICRDIVVAPGQMTSNLRSKWGLNSILSLDDEKSREDHRHHAVDALVMACTNVGYLQELSRWNRYHRSYDLKEFPLPWEDFRQQVDYHVNRILISHRKTNTVLTRRTHKTTKNGKTYFNTGIAARGQLHKETVFGKRKTNGGAHAYHVRKPLESITTKKQVEKIVDPVVRGIIHRRIEKMGGFEKGKNVPNETFFRADEEGRKIPMIHLPNKNGDPVPVKKVRLRENLGGAEQLRDINQFVNPRNNHHVLIYRDNKGNLKEDTVTFWTAVERKTQGEPVVKLPDDGEEFVTTLQINDMFVIGLPEESPDVSRFDTDVIGAHLYRVQKVSEGYYVFRHHLASTLNFPDQECRIQSLKKWQELNPVKVRITPSGLLKVY; encoded by the coding sequence ATGAGTAGAATATTAGGTCTTGATCTGGGAACAAGTTCCATCGGGTGGGCAGTAGTTAACGATGAAGATGAAACTATTTTTGGAATGGGGACGCGAATATTCCCGGAAGGAGTGGAAAATCTCGGAGACGGCGAAGGTGAAATTTCAAAAAACGCCACCAGGAGAGATGCACGAAGCAGCAGGCGTCAGTTTTTTCGACGCAGAGTGCGGAAAAATTACCTTTTAAAAATCCTGGCTTCACATAATATGTGCCCCTTTGAAAAAGAGGAGATTAAGACCTGGAATACCGATCGCTTATTTGCCAGGGATGAGGTTCGGGATTGGCTGGCATTAAATCCGTATGAACTGAGAAATAGAGCCCTGGATCAAAAAGTCTCACTTCATGAACTCGGACGAATTTTTTATCATCTGATTCAGAGAAGGGGTTATCAGAGTAACAGTCGTAGTGCGGGTGATGAAGATGGTGCGATATATGAAGGAAAGCCGAAAGAGGGGAAGAAAGGTATTCTGGAAACAAGGGACCAAATTAAAGATCAAACACTTGGACAGTTTCTCCATAAATTGTATCCGGAAGATGGGGAGTCGTATAAAGAGCCGGAAGACAGGATCAGGAATCGGTATACAACCCGTCAAATGTATATCGACGAATTTGAATCTATCTGGACCAACCAGGCCACATATCATAAAGAACTAACTGATGAGCTGAAAGCGGCTATTGGTGGACGAACACAGGACGGGTACAAAGAAGACGGTGTTTTATTTCATCAGCGACCTCTCCGTTCTCAAAAACACCTGGTTGGCAAATGTACATTTGAGCCGAGCAAGCCCAAATGCCTTCGAAGTTCCATTGTGTTTGAACTTTTCAGGATGTATCAGTGGGTAAATACCGTAGAGTGCAATGGTAAGAAACTGAATATTGATGACCGTGAAAAACTAATTGAACAATTAAAGAAGAAGGCCAAGGTCAAATTCAGTGTGCTTAGAAAAGCGATCAACAAGGAAGGAAGTGAGTTTCAGTTCAATTACAAAAATGACGACCAAATTGCAGGCAGTTTGACCATATCAAAACTGTCATCAAAAAAAATCTTCGGTAATCGCTGGGATGACTTTACACTTGATGAACAAGAGGCTGTATGGCATGACCTTTACTTCTACGATGACAAAGAAAAATTGAAAAAGCGGGGAGAAGATCAGTGGGGACTTTCGGAAGAGCAGGCGGCAGACTTTTGCAAATTCCGGCTTGGCAATGGAAATGATCAGTATTCGCATTTAAGCAGGAAAGCCATCTTGAATATACTTCCTTTTTTAAAGCAGGGTTTTACATACGACACGGCCGTTACACTTGGTGGTATTAAAAATGCATTTGGTGCGGAATGGGAGCGTCTCGATCCGGAAAGCAAGACGCTAATTTCCGACAACATCTGGGATATTATGCCTCAGAATAGCAAAGGCGGTTATATAAATACATTGCGAAAATTTCTGTCCGACGAATTCGGGATGACGGATAAGCAGCTAAAAAAGCTGTACCACCACAGTACGAACATTAGAGTTCAGGAATTATTGGAAAAGCTGCCTGTAGGCCGTGATGCAGATATTGAAATCCAAAGCATAAAAAACCCTGTTGTCATAGCTGCGCTTTTTGAATTACGAAAGGTAGTAAACGAACTCATTGACCGTTTCGGGTCTTTCGATCAAATCAAGATTGAGCTGGCCCGGGATCTGAAGATTTCCAAGTCGAAAAGAAATGACATTCGGCGGGAACAGAAAAGGCTGGAACGGGAGAACGACCGGGTCAAAAAGGAGTTGATCAATGCCGGCCAGGACATTTCACATAGTAATATATTAAAATTCAAACTGTGGGAAGAATGTAACAAAACATGTCCGTTCACCGGCCGATCCATTGAGTTTAATCAACTATTTTCAGGTGACGTTCAGATAGAGCACATCCATCCCTGGAGTAAATCACTGAACGACAGTTTCATGAATAAAACTCTTTGCTTTGCTGATGAAAACCGGGCCAAGGGCGACCGGACGCCATACGAGTTTTATCACAACGAGCAGGGTAAAGAAAAATGGGAACAAATCAAGGCACAAGCATTGAGTTGTTTTAAAAACAAGCCTAATTATCCCAAGGCATATCTGAAGTTCAAGCAATTTATCAAGCAAAAACACGACAGTGATTTCAAAAGCCGGCAACTTAATGATACGCGATACATCAGCCGGGAGGCGAAAAGCTATTTATCGAAAATTTGCCGGGATATTGTAGTAGCTCCGGGTCAAATGACATCAAATCTGAGAAGTAAGTGGGGGTTGAACAGCATACTCAGTCTTGACGATGAAAAGTCGAGAGAAGATCACCGCCATCATGCTGTTGATGCGCTGGTTATGGCTTGCACAAATGTCGGTTATCTGCAAGAGCTCAGCCGCTGGAACAGGTATCACCGCTCATACGACCTCAAAGAGTTCCCTTTGCCATGGGAAGATTTCCGCCAGCAGGTGGACTATCACGTGAACCGCATTTTAATTTCGCATCGAAAAACCAATACGGTGTTAACCAGGCGTACCCATAAAACTACAAAAAACGGAAAAACCTATTTCAATACCGGCATTGCTGCGCGAGGTCAGTTGCACAAGGAGACGGTGTTTGGCAAGCGAAAAACAAATGGAGGTGCTCATGCCTATCATGTACGCAAGCCATTAGAAAGTATCACTACAAAAAAACAGGTTGAGAAAATTGTGGATCCGGTTGTAAGGGGAATAATTCACAGGCGTATTGAGAAGATGGGCGGATTCGAAAAAGGCAAAAATGTTCCAAACGAAACTTTCTTCAGAGCGGACGAAGAGGGGCGTAAAATTCCGATGATTCACTTGCCGAATAAAAATGGAGATCCGGTTCCGGTTAAAAAAGTTCGGCTGCGGGAAAATCTGGGTGGGGCTGAACAGCTGCGGGATATCAATCAATTTGTCAATCCCCGCAATAATCATCACGTATTGATCTATCGAGACAATAAAGGAAACTTAAAAGAAGACACGGTCACCTTCTGGACAGCTGTAGAACGCAAAACCCAGGGAGAGCCGGTAGTTAAGCTTCCGGATGACGGGGAAGAATTTGTAACCACGTTGCAGATCAACGACATGTTTGTAATTGGATTGCCGGAAGAGAGCCCTGATGTTTCGCGTTTCGATACCGATGTAATTGGGGCGCATTTATACCGTGTGCAAAAGGTCTCGGAAGGTTATTATGTATTCCGTCATCATTTGGCATCTACATTGAATTTTCCTGATCAAGAGTGTCGAATACAAAGTTTAAAAAAATGGCAGGAACTGAATCCTGTTAAAGTCAGAATAACACCATCAGGTCTTTTGAAGGTTTATTAG
- a CDS encoding DUF4954 family protein has protein sequence MTYRNLNNDELAILKSNGCLAEDWDHVLVVEGFSPDRVRNVYFSGRNKLGVFDGKIKLEEGETVQCGIYHTTLHNTVLEDNIFIASVQFLSGYRVATGSVIRNVGTIAVTGKTTFGNGTEIEVLNEAGGREVMMYDRLSAQVAFIMATCRHNEKLVKQLEKMIGAYADSKVSEQGHIGTGTEIRDCGVLRNLDVGEYAKISNARHLEEVTLVSSREAPVTVGAGVIAENVIIQSGSVVETGAVLKNCFVGQGVKIGKQFSAENSVFFANSEAFHGEAVSLFAGPYSVTHHKSTLLIAAVTSFVNIGSGTNQSNHMYKLGPLHQGVLDRGVKTGSFSYMGWPMHIGPFTAVIGKHPDSFDGSEFPFSYITEMNGRSMLTPAMNLFTVGTRRDTEKWPNRDRRMGDDKLDQVHFDLFHPYIISKVRAGLARMKELREKASKEQDMVHYKGLYIKRLLLKTCARYYEMAIRMFMGKGLMRRLNSLDLPVSQKKLLRGLQFDRDKVCDRWVDAAGMYLPEVLYTRLQENIASGAFADTAELEAAVAGLAAETDEYIWAYCAALIEEWHGVPADSWSPALLAQIIDEGAEQTVKCNNMIVHDAKKEFDIWSRIGYGLSGDADGDFAAVRGDFEGNKFVTGLKKENEEVLEEADALKKKAGLVK, from the coding sequence ATGACGTACAGAAACCTGAACAACGATGAACTGGCGATCCTGAAAAGCAACGGCTGTCTGGCCGAAGACTGGGATCATGTGCTGGTCGTGGAGGGATTTAGTCCCGATCGGGTACGCAACGTCTATTTTTCGGGACGAAACAAACTCGGGGTTTTTGACGGAAAGATAAAACTCGAGGAGGGCGAAACCGTGCAGTGTGGCATTTATCACACCACGCTGCACAATACGGTACTGGAGGATAATATATTTATTGCCTCGGTGCAGTTTTTGTCCGGCTACCGGGTGGCCACCGGATCGGTAATCCGGAATGTGGGCACGATTGCCGTCACGGGCAAGACCACGTTCGGCAACGGCACGGAGATCGAAGTGCTGAATGAGGCAGGCGGACGCGAGGTGATGATGTACGACCGGCTGTCTGCACAGGTGGCCTTCATCATGGCGACCTGCCGGCATAACGAGAAGCTGGTTAAACAGCTGGAGAAGATGATCGGGGCGTATGCGGACAGCAAGGTTTCGGAGCAGGGGCACATCGGGACCGGCACCGAGATCCGTGACTGCGGGGTGCTGCGCAATCTCGATGTCGGTGAATACGCCAAAATCAGCAATGCCCGGCATTTGGAGGAGGTTACGTTGGTAAGCTCGAGAGAGGCGCCGGTGACCGTGGGAGCCGGTGTAATCGCTGAAAATGTGATCATCCAGTCCGGCTCGGTGGTCGAGACCGGTGCGGTTCTGAAAAACTGCTTTGTGGGACAGGGCGTGAAGATCGGCAAGCAGTTTTCGGCTGAAAACTCCGTGTTCTTCGCCAACAGCGAGGCGTTTCACGGTGAGGCGGTGAGCCTGTTTGCGGGTCCGTACAGCGTGACACATCACAAATCAACCCTGCTGATTGCCGCGGTGACTTCCTTCGTCAACATCGGCAGCGGCACCAACCAGAGCAACCACATGTACAAGCTCGGCCCGCTGCACCAGGGCGTGCTTGATCGCGGCGTGAAAACCGGATCGTTCAGCTATATGGGCTGGCCGATGCACATCGGGCCCTTCACCGCGGTGATCGGCAAGCACCCCGATTCGTTTGACGGATCGGAATTTCCATTCTCCTACATCACCGAAATGAACGGGCGTTCGATGCTCACGCCGGCGATGAACCTGTTTACCGTCGGCACGCGGCGCGACACCGAAAAATGGCCGAACCGCGATAGGCGCATGGGCGATGACAAACTCGATCAGGTCCATTTCGATCTCTTCCATCCGTACATCATCAGCAAGGTGCGAGCCGGACTCGCCCGCATGAAAGAGCTGCGCGAGAAGGCGTCGAAAGAGCAGGACATGGTCCACTACAAGGGGCTTTACATCAAGCGGTTGCTGCTCAAGACCTGCGCGCGCTATTACGAAATGGCAATCAGGATGTTCATGGGCAAGGGGCTGATGCGGCGCCTGAACAGCCTGGATCTTCCGGTCAGTCAGAAAAAGCTGCTGCGCGGACTGCAGTTTGACCGGGACAAGGTGTGCGATCGATGGGTGGATGCGGCAGGCATGTATCTGCCCGAAGTGCTTTACACCAGACTGCAGGAGAACATCGCTTCGGGCGCTTTTGCCGACACGGCCGAACTGGAAGCGGCTGTTGCCGGGCTGGCTGCCGAAACCGATGAATACATCTGGGCCTACTGTGCCGCACTCATCGAGGAGTGGCATGGGGTGCCGGCCGACAGCTGGAGTCCCGCCCTGCTGGCGCAGATCATAGACGAGGGTGCCGAACAGACGGTCAAATGCAACAATATGATCGTGCACGATGCCAAAAAGGAGTTCGATATCTGGAGCAGGATCGGATACGGCCTGTCGGGCGATGCGGATGGCGACTTTGCAGCGGTTCGCGGCGATTTCGAAGGCAATAAATTTGTGACCGGACTGAAAAAAGAGAACGAGGAGGTGCTGGAGGAGGCGGATGCACTGAAGAAAAAAGCCGGACTGGTCAAATGA
- the cas1 gene encoding type II CRISPR-associated endonuclease Cas1, whose protein sequence is MIKKTLFFQSACHLNTRHQQLMITTKKTGEVSQRPIEDLGFVLFDHPQITFTQSVIQLLNKNNTAVIFCDQRHHPSSMLLNLDAHQVQSEHFRAQIEAGVPLKKQLWQQTVKMKIWNQASVLDFLGYDGEPLRYMARKVKSGDGSNEEARAARYYWPFLFGQEFVRLRYGPPPNNYLNYGYTVLRAAVARALAGSGLHPTLGIHHRNKYNAFCLADDIMEPYRPFVDMAVCEYCDGGMMSDELKSEHKTDLLEILTTDVKMKGKKRPLMIALTETTASLVRCLKGEQKGLKYPEV, encoded by the coding sequence ATGATCAAGAAGACACTGTTTTTCCAGTCGGCTTGCCACCTGAATACCCGACATCAGCAACTGATGATTACAACAAAGAAGACCGGAGAGGTGAGCCAACGGCCGATTGAAGATTTAGGATTCGTACTATTCGATCATCCACAGATTACGTTTACGCAATCAGTGATCCAGCTATTGAATAAAAACAATACTGCGGTGATTTTTTGTGATCAAAGACACCATCCCTCCTCAATGTTGCTAAACCTTGACGCACATCAGGTGCAGTCGGAACATTTCAGAGCCCAGATTGAAGCCGGAGTGCCTTTAAAAAAGCAACTATGGCAACAAACCGTGAAAATGAAAATATGGAATCAGGCATCCGTTCTGGACTTTTTGGGTTATGACGGAGAGCCGCTGCGATACATGGCACGTAAGGTAAAAAGTGGCGATGGGAGTAATGAAGAGGCAAGAGCGGCACGCTATTATTGGCCGTTTTTATTTGGCCAAGAGTTCGTCAGGTTGCGATATGGACCACCACCGAACAACTACTTGAACTACGGGTATACGGTTCTTCGTGCGGCTGTGGCTCGTGCGTTAGCCGGATCAGGACTACACCCAACACTTGGGATTCACCACCGGAATAAATACAACGCATTTTGTTTGGCCGATGATATCATGGAACCATACAGACCATTTGTAGATATGGCAGTGTGTGAATATTGCGATGGCGGAATGATGTCTGATGAACTAAAGTCCGAGCATAAAACTGATTTACTGGAAATTTTGACAACGGACGTGAAGATGAAAGGAAAAAAACGTCCGCTGATGATTGCTTTGACAGAAACAACCGCATCATTGGTACGATGTCTGAAAGGAGAGCAAAAAGGTTTGAAATATCCTGAAGTATGA
- the nagB gene encoding glucosamine-6-phosphate deaminase, whose amino-acid sequence MRNLIFPDYDKMSKWMAHYIVHKIKKANPTSDRPYVLGLPTGSSPVGTYKELVKLYNDGKVSFRNVITFNMDEYVGLPEDHPQSYHYFMWDNLFRHIDIPQEQINIPDGNAPDLQQECWNYEEKIKEAGGIDLFLGGIGEDGHIAFNEPGSSLSSRTRLKTLTYDTRVTNARFFDGDVDRVPKTALTVGVGTVMDAGEVAILVKGIKKARAMRMMIEEGVNHMWTSSMLQLHPHGMVLCDEEATMELKVGTVKYFKDIEREALSKLPEV is encoded by the coding sequence ATGAGAAACCTGATTTTCCCCGATTATGACAAGATGAGCAAGTGGATGGCCCATTACATCGTTCACAAGATCAAAAAGGCGAACCCGACGTCAGACCGCCCCTATGTGCTCGGACTGCCCACCGGTTCGTCGCCGGTCGGCACCTACAAAGAGCTGGTGAAGCTCTACAACGACGGCAAGGTATCGTTCCGGAACGTTATCACGTTCAACATGGACGAGTACGTCGGCCTGCCGGAGGACCATCCGCAAAGCTATCACTATTTCATGTGGGATAACCTGTTCCGGCACATCGACATCCCGCAGGAACAGATCAATATTCCTGACGGAAATGCACCGGACCTGCAGCAGGAGTGCTGGAACTACGAGGAGAAAATCAAGGAGGCCGGCGGCATCGACCTGTTTCTCGGCGGCATCGGCGAGGACGGGCACATCGCATTCAATGAACCGGGGTCGTCGCTTTCCTCACGGACACGACTGAAAACTCTGACCTACGATACACGTGTAACCAATGCACGCTTTTTTGACGGTGATGTGGACAGGGTGCCGAAGACGGCGCTGACGGTCGGCGTGGGTACGGTGATGGATGCCGGAGAGGTGGCTATTCTGGTCAAAGGCATCAAAAAGGCGCGCGCCATGCGGATGATGATCGAGGAGGGTGTAAACCATATGTGGACCTCATCGATGCTGCAGCTGCATCCTCACGGAATGGTTCTCTGTGACGAAGAGGCTACCATGGAGCTGAAAGTGGGTACGGTAAAATATTTCAAAGACATCGAACGGGAAGCACTGAGTAAACTGCCGGAGGTCTGA
- the cas2 gene encoding CRISPR-associated endonuclease Cas2, whose protein sequence is MWLFVFFDLPVTTKTERRRATQFRKKLLDDGFTMMQFSVYSRHCASKESLAVHMKRVKSFIPSDGHVSILSVTDKQYGKIRNYWGKKSQPVANAPPQIELF, encoded by the coding sequence ATGTGGCTATTTGTCTTTTTTGATTTACCGGTTACCACAAAAACAGAACGTCGCCGTGCAACACAATTCCGGAAAAAACTGTTGGATGACGGGTTTACCATGATGCAGTTTTCTGTTTACAGCCGGCATTGTGCAAGTAAAGAAAGCCTGGCTGTTCATATGAAACGGGTTAAGAGTTTTATTCCGTCTGATGGCCATGTAAGTATTCTATCAGTAACTGATAAACAATATGGAAAAATCAGAAATTACTGGGGAAAAAAGAGCCAACCCGTTGCCAATGCACCGCCACAAATTGAGCTTTTTTAG
- a CDS encoding PAS domain-containing sensor histidine kinase, whose protein sequence is MKSGSHTTILLVETQEQSERNFHRELTEHGYDVLTCASDTDAEQAAGELPDDSLVLFLLPSRITEAVDALFRTAAEIGQTHDLPVVFLTGRTDPQTLEKIQAASPYCFIKPDESIHEISACLSLTMQHHGRHRQLRSELERNKKLQREIQESSEKYHRLFHTITQGVIYQNPDGTISSANPAAGKILGLSADQMKGKTSMDPRWKMIREDGSKVPGSEHPAMIALRTGKKTGPVTRGVYIPEQNRYTWLKITAIPLFKPGADKPFQAYATFEDITTRKRSDEKLRKREQRLRHSHDLMQYIIEHNRSAVAVHDKDLNYVYVSQRYLDVFKVKDRAIIGKHHYEVFPDLPEKWRKVHQKALQGHTSSAENDPFYRSDGTVEWTRWECRPWYEMDGSIGGIIIYTEVITDRKKEEERFRQIIELNQTVIWELDTNGLFTFISPMAEKIWGHKPEEGREAFREETLTRIRAGNTFQDHLNPVQRPDGSIAWVLTNAMPIYDDRGNLLGYRGSDQDVTELKMAEEQVCQSLKEKEVLLSEIHHRVKNNMAVISSLLTLQSEFSSQKKNPDKLIQSLQTRVASMGLVHELVYESSNFAEIEAGELLRRLVEYLDTIYEPDEKKITVKVWSDDIMLTMNESVPMTLFISELVTNAYKHAFRGCKGGNIDVVFEKFKEGRRLVIRDNGKGVPDVDTLNNPESFGYTIIHGLIQQLRGELMFSTPPEGGLTVEARLPDKKSGSNKRSKRSKGSSTGSSKKSSGTAS, encoded by the coding sequence ATGAAGAGCGGATCGCATACTACTATTCTGCTTGTTGAAACGCAGGAGCAATCAGAGCGCAATTTTCACCGGGAACTTACAGAACATGGCTATGATGTCTTAACATGTGCTTCGGATACCGATGCGGAGCAGGCAGCCGGCGAGCTTCCTGATGATTCGCTTGTCCTTTTTTTGCTGCCATCCCGAATCACTGAGGCAGTGGATGCATTGTTCCGTACCGCTGCTGAGATCGGACAAACCCATGACCTGCCCGTCGTCTTTCTCACCGGCCGCACCGATCCGCAAACCCTGGAAAAAATCCAGGCAGCCAGCCCGTACTGTTTCATTAAACCGGATGAATCCATCCACGAAATTTCCGCCTGCCTTTCACTCACCATGCAGCACCACGGCAGGCACCGGCAGCTGCGCAGCGAACTGGAGCGCAACAAGAAACTGCAACGTGAAATTCAGGAAAGCAGCGAAAAGTATCACCGCCTGTTTCACACCATCACCCAGGGAGTGATCTATCAGAATCCCGACGGCACCATATCATCGGCAAACCCCGCAGCCGGAAAGATTCTGGGACTTTCAGCAGATCAGATGAAAGGCAAAACGTCGATGGATCCGCGCTGGAAAATGATCCGGGAGGATGGCTCAAAAGTCCCCGGTTCCGAACATCCCGCAATGATTGCCCTCCGCACCGGAAAAAAAACAGGTCCGGTCACCCGCGGCGTTTACATCCCCGAACAAAACAGATATACCTGGCTTAAAATAACCGCCATTCCCCTGTTCAAGCCCGGAGCTGACAAACCGTTCCAGGCCTATGCCACCTTCGAGGATATCACCACCCGCAAGCGATCCGACGAAAAACTGCGTAAACGGGAGCAGCGGCTCCGACACTCGCATGACCTGATGCAATACATTATCGAGCATAACCGCAGTGCGGTAGCCGTGCACGACAAGGATCTCAACTATGTTTATGTAAGCCAGCGGTATCTGGACGTCTTCAAGGTAAAGGACCGCGCCATCATTGGAAAACATCACTACGAGGTGTTTCCGGACCTGCCGGAAAAGTGGCGCAAGGTGCATCAAAAGGCCCTTCAGGGCCATACCTCAAGTGCCGAAAATGACCCGTTCTACCGTAGTGACGGCACCGTGGAATGGACCCGCTGGGAATGCCGGCCCTGGTATGAGATGGATGGCTCTATCGGTGGCATCATCATCTACACCGAGGTGATCACCGACCGCAAGAAAGAGGAGGAACGGTTCCGGCAGATCATCGAACTCAACCAGACGGTTATCTGGGAACTTGATACGAACGGACTGTTTACGTTTATCAGCCCGATGGCGGAAAAAATCTGGGGTCATAAGCCGGAGGAGGGTCGCGAGGCGTTCCGTGAGGAGACGCTCACCCGCATTCGCGCCGGAAACACATTCCAGGATCACCTCAATCCCGTCCAGAGGCCTGACGGCAGCATCGCCTGGGTACTCACCAATGCCATGCCCATATATGATGATCGCGGGAACCTGCTGGGTTACAGAGGCTCCGACCAGGATGTCACCGAACTGAAGATGGCTGAGGAGCAGGTCTGCCAGAGCCTGAAGGAGAAGGAGGTCCTGCTTTCGGAAATCCACCACCGCGTGAAGAACAATATGGCCGTGATTTCCAGCCTGCTCACCCTGCAGTCTGAATTTTCCAGTCAGAAGAAGAACCCTGACAAGCTCATTCAGAGCCTGCAAACAAGGGTGGCATCCATGGGGCTCGTTCATGAGCTGGTCTACGAAAGCAGCAATTTTGCCGAGATCGAAGCCGGTGAACTTCTCCGACGGTTGGTGGAGTACCTGGACACTATCTACGAGCCGGACGAGAAAAAAATCACCGTAAAGGTATGGTCCGATGATATCATGCTCACCATGAACGAGTCGGTGCCCATGACGCTGTTCATCAGCGAACTGGTCACCAATGCCTACAAACACGCTTTCCGCGGCTGCAAAGGCGGTAATATTGATGTAGTTTTCGAAAAGTTCAAGGAGGGCCGGCGGCTGGTGATCCGTGATAACGGAAAAGGGGTGCCGGATGTGGACACGCTGAACAATCCGGAGAGTTTTGGATACACCATCATCCACGGACTGATCCAACAACTGCGGGGAGAACTCATGTTTTCAACCCCGCCTGAGGGCGGACTCACAGTGGAGGCCCGGCTGCCGGATAAGAAATCCGGCAGCAATAAAAGAAGCAAAAGAAGCAAAGGAAGCAGCACCGGAAGCAGCAAAAAGAGCAGCGGAACGGCTTCTTGA